The Halarchaeum grantii nucleotide sequence TGGACGGGGACGAGCTTTCGCAGCTGGCGCTTGACCTGCTCGACGCCGGGGTCGGTCTCCTCGACGACGATGGTCATGCGCGCGAGCCCCTCGGCGGCCGTCGGGCCGACCGTGAGGCTCTCGATGTTGAACTGCCGGCGCGCGAACAGCCCCGAGACCTCGGCGAGGACGCCGGGCTCGTGGTCGACGAGCGCCGAGAGCACCTCGCGTCGGACCTCGGGTTCGGACTCCGCCTCGGGGTCGATGCGGATGCCCTGCTTGTTCCGGCGGCCCGACGGATGCGGGCGCTCCTCGGGCGCGGGGCCGGGGAGTTCGCCGGTCATCGCGCGACACCTCCGGTCGAGTCGGTGTACGTCGTGCTCATAGGTGCTCCTCCTGAAGCGCGAAGAGGCCGTTCGCACCGCCGCTTGCGACCATCGGATAGACGTCTTCGCGGGGGTCGATGTGACAGTCGATGACGCTCGGGCCGTCGTAGTCGCGGGCGGCCTGAATGGTGTCCGCGACCTCGTCGTAGTCGTCGAGCGTGAAGCCCTTCGCGCCGAACGCCTCGGCAAGCGTCGCGAAGTCCGGCCCCCACGGGTACTCGGAGGCCATCCGGCGGCCCTCGAAGAAGGCGTCCTGCCACTGGCGGACCATCCCGACGGCCTCGTTGTTCAGCACGCAGACCGTGAGGTCGAGGTTCTCGCGGACGGCGACGGAGAGCCCCTGGACGGTCATCAGGAAGGAGCCGTCGCCGTCGAAGCAGACGACCTCCTGCTCGGGGGCGGCGACCTTCGCGCCGATGGCGGCGGGGAGGCCGTAGCCCATCGTCCCGAGGCCGTGACTCGAGATCCACGTTCGGGGCTCGGTGAACGTCCAGTACTGGACGGCCCACATCTGGTGCTGGCCGACGCCCGTCGTGACGATGGTGTCGTCGTCGGTCGCCTCGCTGAACGCCTCGACGACGAACTGCGGCTTGAGCGGGTCGTCCTCGGGGGCGTCGTAGTCCATCGGGTACTCCTCCTTCCAGTGGAGACAGCGGTCGCGCCACCCCTCGGCGTCCGGCGCGCGCGGCAGCGCGTCGTCGAGCTGGCGCAGGACCGTGCTGGCGTCGCCGACGAGCGGGTAGTCCGCGTGGACGTTCTTCGAGATCTCGGAGGCGTCGATGTCGACGTGCGCGATCTCGGCCTCGGGCGCGAACGTGTCGACGCCGCCCGTGAGGCGGTCGTCGAAGCGCGTGCCGACGGCGAGCATGACGTCGCAGTGCGTGATCGCCATGTTCGCGTAACCGGTGCCGTGCATGCCCGCCATCTCCATGGCGAGGTCGTGGGTCTCGTCGAACGCGCCGACGCCCGGCATCGTCGTGACGACGGGAACCCCGTGGTCGACGGCGAACTGCCGGAGCTCCTCGGTCGCGTCGCCCTTGATGACGCCGCCGCCCGCGAGGATGACCGGCCGCTCGGCGTTCGCGAGCGCGTGCGCGGCACGACTCACCTCGTCGGGGTCGGCCTCGTCGGGGACGACGTGCGTCTCCGGGCCCTCGGCGGGGCCGGGACGGGCGACGTCCTCCGTGTTCGAGACGTCCTTCGGCAGGTCGACGAGCGTCGGACCCTGCCGGCCGTCGCGAGCGAGCGCGAACGCCTCGCCGACGGTGTCGCCGACGGTGTCGGGGTCGCTCGCGAAGTAACTCGCCTTCGTGACGGGGCGCGTGATGCCGGTGGTGTCGGCCTCCTGGAAGGCGTCGTTGCCGACCATGTCGGTCGCGACCTGCCCGGTGAGCGCCAACATCGGCTCGGAGTCCATGTCGGCGTCCGCGATGCCGGTCACGAGGTTGGTCGCGCCCGGACCGGAGGTCGCGAGGCAGACGCCGGGGTCGCCGGTGACGGCGCCGTAGGCGTCTGCGGCGTGCGCGGCGCCCTGCTCGTGCGCCATCGTGATGTGCTCGATATCGCTCTGGTAGAGCGCGTCGTAGATCGGCATGATCGCCCCGCCCTGGACGCCGAAGGCGGCCTCGACGCCGGCGTCCTCGAGCGCGGCGACGACGGACGCCGCTCCGGTGGGGAGCGTGTCGTCGCCCTTCTCCGTGGTTCGTTCGGTTTCGCTCTCGCTCATTGTGTGTGCGTGTGTGTGGCTGCGTTGCTTGTCGGTTCGGCGGACGATACGGACGGCCGGTTGGAAGGAGGAGAGTGGGGGCTTACGCCCCTACGATGGGCGTGCGTACCGCGGCGATGACACTCACGCGACGTCGGAGAGACTGCGTGGGTGCTGGTCGCATCGTTGTCGGAGACACGCGATGCATCTATTTGAAGCTTTCCGGCCGTGCAAACGTTGCCGAACGAGGGCATTCTCAGGCCCTCACTTCGGTGGACGCGCGCTCGATGCCG carries:
- the ilvB gene encoding biosynthetic-type acetolactate synthase large subunit; translated protein: MSESETERTTEKGDDTLPTGAASVVAALEDAGVEAAFGVQGGAIMPIYDALYQSDIEHITMAHEQGAAHAADAYGAVTGDPGVCLATSGPGATNLVTGIADADMDSEPMLALTGQVATDMVGNDAFQEADTTGITRPVTKASYFASDPDTVGDTVGEAFALARDGRQGPTLVDLPKDVSNTEDVARPGPAEGPETHVVPDEADPDEVSRAAHALANAERPVILAGGGVIKGDATEELRQFAVDHGVPVVTTMPGVGAFDETHDLAMEMAGMHGTGYANMAITHCDVMLAVGTRFDDRLTGGVDTFAPEAEIAHVDIDASEISKNVHADYPLVGDASTVLRQLDDALPRAPDAEGWRDRCLHWKEEYPMDYDAPEDDPLKPQFVVEAFSEATDDDTIVTTGVGQHQMWAVQYWTFTEPRTWISSHGLGTMGYGLPAAIGAKVAAPEQEVVCFDGDGSFLMTVQGLSVAVRENLDLTVCVLNNEAVGMVRQWQDAFFEGRRMASEYPWGPDFATLAEAFGAKGFTLDDYDEVADTIQAARDYDGPSVIDCHIDPREDVYPMVASGGANGLFALQEEHL
- the ilvN gene encoding acetolactate synthase small subunit gives rise to the protein MTGELPGPAPEERPHPSGRRNKQGIRIDPEAESEPEVRREVLSALVDHEPGVLAEVSGLFARRQFNIESLTVGPTAAEGLARMTIVVEETDPGVEQVKRQLRKLVPVHAVRELDAATERELALIKVGDDDPAGVAAVAEMYGGEAVEAGPEVVTVELTGTEAEIDAAVEAFERFGVREVARTGTAALAGGTEFTAYDDTTTDD